The Desulfitobacterium chlororespirans DSM 11544 genome includes a region encoding these proteins:
- a CDS encoding response regulator, which yields MNKPSILVVEDDKAIRKLITTTLETQGYQYHTAETGEGSILEAVSKQPDVVILDLGLPDIDGVDIIKKIRVWSNMPIIVVSARSEDRDKIDALDAGADDYLTKPFSVEELLARLRVSLRRVRYDREKLQKDASVFTNGNLKIDYAAGCTWLDGEEIHLTPIEYKLLCLLAKNVGKVLTHNFILHEIWGSYTSDIPALRVFMATLRKKVERMPSQPKYIQTHIGVGYRMLRVGDEGNASDIDS from the coding sequence ATGAATAAGCCTTCGATCCTGGTGGTGGAGGATGATAAGGCCATCCGCAAATTGATTACCACAACCCTGGAAACCCAGGGCTACCAATATCATACGGCTGAAACGGGCGAAGGTTCGATTTTGGAGGCTGTTTCCAAGCAGCCGGACGTGGTGATTCTGGATTTAGGACTTCCGGATATAGACGGTGTGGATATTATTAAAAAGATCCGGGTCTGGTCCAATATGCCCATTATCGTCGTCAGCGCCCGCAGTGAAGATCGTGATAAAATCGATGCTCTGGATGCCGGAGCAGACGACTATCTGACTAAGCCCTTCAGTGTGGAGGAACTCTTGGCGCGGCTCCGGGTCAGCCTGCGCAGGGTCCGTTATGACAGGGAAAAGCTGCAAAAGGATGCTTCGGTCTTTACCAACGGAAATTTGAAGATTGATTATGCGGCAGGCTGTACCTGGCTGGACGGGGAAGAGATACACCTGACTCCCATTGAGTATAAACTTTTATGCCTGCTGGCTAAAAATGTCGGCAAAGTGCTGACCCATAATTTTATCCTGCATGAAATCTGGGGCAGTTATACCAGCGATATTCCCGCCTTGCGGGTTTTTATGGCAACCCTGCGCAAGAAGGTGGAAAGAATGCCGTCCCAGCCCAAGTATATTCAAACCCATATCGGCGTCGGCTACCGGATGCTGCGGGTGGGCGATGAGGGCAATGCTTCTGATATTGACTCCTAA
- a CDS encoding sensor histidine kinase, with protein sequence MAIRRGRLRIYFGYAAGVGKTCAMLNDAHEAKKDGVDVVAGYIEPHARPETMALLEGLEALPFLEIAYKGVRLKEFDLDRAIRRRPELILVDELAHTNAGGCRHKKRYQDVAELLQAGIDVYTTVNVQHIESLNDVVASITGITVGERIPDSVFDSADQIELVDIEPSDLIERLHKGKIYCEEQAQRALANFFTKEKLIALREIALRRTADQVNRVAVQNREPSKTGSPYTNEHILVCLSSAPSNAKVIRTAARMADAFHGALTALFVETPGTQELTDKSKATLSENLRLAEQLGAQIATVYGEDIPAQIAEYAKASRVSKIVMGRSGHIRRWLPKTNFVDRLTILAPTIDIYIIPDTQSSFRLRSPKLLRPSELSPIDSAKSAGILLVCTLIGLWFFSLGFSEANIITVYILGVLLNAILTRGRIYSAVSSILSVLVFNFFFTDPRFSFEAVDPGYPVTFLVMLAAALITGTLTKQVKEQARQSAQKAYRTEVLLETSRKLQQAKDKADILSATAQQMVKLLDRTVIFYPIRQTALAEPLVLLKKDSAVDPQTYLGADEGAVAEWVYKNNKRAGAATNTLSAAQCLYLAVRGGDTVLAVAGIVMDKEAPLEAFEKSLMIAMLGECALALEKERLNETQKQISLQVQQEQLRANLLRAISHDLRTPLTSISGNVGVLLGNSEVLSETQKRALYTNIYGDSIWLINLVENLLALTRIDNGTMNLNMQSELLEEVIAEALLHIRRNSAEHKLETRVADDLLMAKMDSRLIIQVLINMVDNAVKYTPPGSHITISARQERQTVLVEVADDGPGIGDEAKAKLFDMFYTAGDIRGDGRRGLGLGLYLCKAIIDAHGGKIYVQDNLPQGTVFGFTLQAEEVNIHE encoded by the coding sequence ATGGCAATCAGGCGCGGCAGGCTGAGAATCTATTTCGGTTATGCGGCAGGTGTTGGCAAGACCTGCGCCATGCTCAATGACGCCCATGAAGCCAAAAAAGACGGCGTTGATGTGGTGGCCGGTTACATTGAACCCCATGCCCGGCCGGAGACAATGGCTCTTTTGGAAGGGCTGGAGGCCCTGCCCTTTTTAGAAATAGCCTATAAAGGAGTTCGCTTGAAAGAATTTGATCTGGACCGGGCTATCCGGAGGAGGCCGGAGCTTATTCTGGTGGATGAACTGGCCCATACCAATGCCGGAGGCTGCCGCCACAAAAAAAGGTATCAGGATGTGGCGGAACTGCTGCAGGCAGGAATCGATGTCTATACCACCGTCAATGTTCAGCATATCGAAAGCCTCAATGATGTTGTGGCCTCCATCACGGGTATTACCGTAGGTGAACGCATCCCGGACAGTGTATTTGACAGCGCCGATCAGATCGAACTGGTGGACATCGAGCCCAGTGACTTGATTGAGCGACTGCATAAAGGAAAGATCTACTGCGAAGAACAGGCGCAGCGTGCCCTTGCTAACTTTTTTACGAAAGAAAAGCTGATCGCGCTGCGTGAAATCGCCCTGCGCCGCACGGCGGATCAGGTCAACCGGGTGGCGGTGCAGAACAGGGAACCGTCAAAGACCGGCAGCCCTTATACCAACGAGCATATTTTAGTCTGCCTCTCGTCGGCTCCCTCCAATGCCAAGGTCATCCGCACGGCGGCCAGAATGGCGGATGCTTTTCACGGCGCGTTGACGGCGTTGTTTGTGGAAACACCGGGTACCCAGGAATTGACGGATAAAAGCAAGGCAACACTGAGCGAAAATCTAAGACTGGCCGAACAGCTCGGCGCCCAAATCGCCACCGTGTATGGGGAGGATATCCCCGCGCAGATCGCGGAATACGCCAAAGCAAGCCGTGTTTCCAAAATCGTCATGGGACGCTCCGGGCATATAAGGAGATGGCTGCCCAAAACCAATTTTGTTGACAGATTAACCATTCTGGCACCAACCATCGATATTTATATTATTCCCGACACCCAGTCATCTTTTCGTCTCCGGTCTCCCAAGCTGCTCAGGCCCTCGGAACTGTCGCCGATCGACTCGGCAAAGTCCGCGGGGATTTTGCTTGTTTGTACGCTGATTGGGCTGTGGTTTTTTTCCTTGGGCTTCAGTGAAGCCAATATCATTACGGTCTACATTTTAGGGGTGCTGCTCAATGCCATCCTTACGAGAGGCCGGATATACAGCGCGGTATCCTCGATTTTGAGCGTGCTGGTGTTTAACTTTTTCTTTACGGATCCCCGCTTTTCTTTTGAGGCGGTTGATCCGGGTTACCCGGTCACGTTTTTGGTCATGCTGGCGGCTGCCCTCATCACCGGGACCCTGACCAAGCAGGTTAAGGAGCAGGCCCGTCAATCGGCCCAAAAGGCTTACCGCACCGAGGTGCTTCTGGAAACTAGCCGCAAATTGCAGCAGGCCAAGGATAAAGCGGATATTTTGAGTGCAACAGCGCAGCAGATGGTAAAGCTGCTGGATAGGACCGTGATTTTCTACCCGATACGGCAGACTGCTCTGGCGGAACCCTTGGTTTTGCTCAAGAAAGACTCAGCAGTTGATCCCCAAACTTATCTCGGGGCGGACGAAGGGGCGGTGGCCGAGTGGGTCTATAAAAACAATAAACGGGCGGGCGCCGCCACCAACACCCTTTCCGCCGCCCAATGCCTGTACCTGGCGGTGCGCGGAGGCGACACAGTTCTCGCTGTCGCGGGAATTGTCATGGATAAGGAAGCACCTCTGGAGGCTTTTGAAAAGAGTCTGATGATCGCCATGCTGGGTGAGTGTGCGCTGGCTCTGGAGAAAGAACGGCTGAACGAAACGCAGAAACAGATTTCTCTGCAGGTTCAGCAGGAGCAGCTGCGCGCCAACCTTTTGCGGGCGATTTCCCATGACTTGCGCACCCCACTCACCAGTATTTCCGGCAACGTGGGTGTTCTCCTGGGGAATTCCGAAGTGCTGAGTGAAACCCAAAAAAGGGCGCTTTACACCAATATCTACGGCGATTCCATCTGGCTGATCAATCTGGTGGAAAACCTATTGGCCCTTACCCGCATCGATAATGGCACAATGAACCTGAATATGCAGTCAGAGCTTCTGGAGGAGGTTATCGCGGAAGCGCTGCTGCATATCAGGCGGAACAGCGCGGAGCATAAATTAGAAACCAGGGTGGCTGACGATCTGCTGATGGCTAAAATGGATTCCCGGCTGATTATCCAGGTTTTGATCAATATGGTGGATAACGCTGTGAAATATACACCGCCTGGATCCCATATCACCATTTCAGCAAGACAGGAAAGACAGACTGTGTTGGTGGAAGTTGCCGACGACGGCCCCGGTATAGGGGACGAAGCCAAGGCCAAACTGTTCGATATGTTCTATACCGCCGGTGACATCCGTGGGGATGGGCGGCGCGGCCTGGGTTTGGGCCTTTACCTGTGCAAAGCCATTATTGACGCCCATGGCGGCAAAATCTATGTTCAGGATAATCTCCCTCAGGGGACCGTATTTGGCTTTACCTTGCAGGCAGAGGAGGTGAATATTCATGAATAA
- a CDS encoding KUP/HAK/KT family potassium transporter, with protein sequence MNKAATIYKERPLTLAGMLVTIGVVYGDIGTSPLYVMRALVEGNGGLASLTNEFVYGSLSLVFWTITLLTTIKYVLITLKADNHGEGGILALYSLIRKRKGWLIVPAMLGAATLLADGILTPAVTVTSAVEGLKGIPAYVNSFGSSQSTVIIITIFILCSLFLLQRTGTELLGRLFGPVMLLWFLMLGILGAAHIWGNLDILKSLSPHYGINFLFSDHNKAGLAILGSVFLATTGAEALYSDLGHVGRRNIYGTWPFIKVALLLNYFGQGAWLLQAKGNEELQQIISFNPFFELMPGNFRIIGVVLATLAAIIASQSLISGSFTLVSEAIKLDLLPRLKIYYPALSKGQMYIPIVNTLLMFSCIGVVLFFQTSAHMEAAYGLAITVTMLMTTILLFNWLMKKKVSRLLSLLVVILFGTLETAFFISSAAKFFHGGFVTVIIAFFILTLMMLWHKATIIEQAVIKEVSLEDYIFKLEKLRTDEHFPLYATNLVYLTSKAKSGKVNNEIIYSILDKRPKRAEVYWFINVQVTDEPRTMEYSIENFGTDYIFKIQLHLGFRVEQRVSTYLRQIVTDLMESQEIKKQFQFYSSSDIYRNIGDFCFVLVREELAHDTVLPLFRRLILLFKLKLKKISVSPVRWFGLEHTDVKIEYVPLRLGASKPIALKRR encoded by the coding sequence ATGAATAAGGCAGCAACTATCTATAAAGAACGGCCCTTAACCTTAGCCGGCATGCTCGTAACCATCGGTGTTGTTTACGGCGATATCGGAACTTCTCCTTTATATGTTATGAGGGCGTTAGTTGAAGGAAACGGAGGCTTGGCTTCCCTTACCAATGAGTTTGTATACGGTTCCCTTTCCCTTGTTTTCTGGACAATTACCTTGCTTACAACCATAAAATACGTTCTGATCACACTCAAAGCGGATAATCATGGCGAAGGCGGCATCCTTGCCCTGTATTCACTGATTCGAAAAAGAAAAGGCTGGTTGATTGTTCCGGCTATGCTTGGGGCAGCAACCCTTTTGGCAGACGGCATTTTAACACCGGCTGTTACCGTTACCAGCGCTGTGGAAGGATTAAAAGGGATTCCTGCCTATGTGAACAGCTTTGGCTCAAGCCAATCCACCGTGATTATCATTACCATCTTTATTCTTTGCTCCCTGTTTCTGCTCCAACGAACCGGCACTGAGCTACTGGGACGATTATTCGGACCTGTTATGCTGCTATGGTTTCTCATGTTAGGCATTTTGGGCGCCGCCCATATTTGGGGTAATCTGGATATCCTGAAATCTCTTTCTCCTCACTATGGCATTAACTTTTTGTTCAGCGATCATAACAAAGCCGGTCTGGCAATTTTAGGCAGCGTGTTCCTGGCTACGACCGGTGCCGAAGCATTGTATTCCGATTTAGGACATGTAGGACGGAGAAACATCTACGGCACATGGCCTTTTATTAAAGTCGCTCTGCTCTTGAACTATTTTGGCCAAGGCGCTTGGTTGCTGCAGGCCAAGGGAAATGAAGAGCTGCAGCAAATCATATCTTTTAATCCCTTTTTCGAACTGATGCCGGGGAATTTCCGCATCATCGGTGTCGTTTTAGCGACTTTAGCAGCGATCATTGCCTCCCAATCCTTAATCAGCGGGTCCTTTACACTGGTCTCGGAAGCTATTAAATTGGATTTGCTGCCGAGATTAAAAATCTACTATCCGGCATTGTCCAAAGGCCAAATGTACATCCCCATCGTCAATACCCTTTTAATGTTTTCCTGTATCGGCGTGGTCTTATTCTTTCAAACCTCTGCCCACATGGAAGCTGCTTATGGGTTGGCAATTACGGTTACGATGCTCATGACCACCATCTTGTTGTTCAATTGGCTTATGAAAAAAAAGGTGTCCAGGCTGCTCTCTCTGCTGGTGGTTATCCTTTTCGGAACTTTGGAGACCGCCTTTTTCATTTCGAGCGCTGCGAAATTTTTCCACGGCGGGTTTGTAACCGTTATTATTGCCTTTTTCATTTTAACACTCATGATGCTATGGCATAAGGCCACCATCATTGAGCAAGCCGTAATCAAAGAAGTTTCTTTGGAAGATTATATTTTTAAGCTTGAAAAGCTTAGAACTGATGAACACTTTCCGCTTTATGCAACCAATTTGGTTTATTTAACCAGCAAAGCAAAGTCGGGAAAAGTGAACAATGAGATCATCTATTCTATTTTGGATAAGCGCCCCAAAAGAGCAGAAGTTTATTGGTTTATCAATGTCCAGGTTACCGATGAGCCACGGACCATGGAATACTCCATCGAAAATTTCGGCACAGACTATATTTTTAAAATACAACTACACCTGGGGTTTAGGGTTGAACAAAGAGTGAGCACTTATTTAAGACAAATTGTTACGGATCTCATGGAATCACAAGAAATAAAAAAACAGTTCCAATTTTATTCTTCAAGCGATATCTATCGTAATATCGGGGATTTTTGTTTCGTTTTGGTCCGTGAAGAACTAGCCCATGATACTGTCCTTCCTTTATTTAGACGGCTAATCCTCTTATTTAAACTTAAGCTCAAGAAAATTTCGGTTTCCCCTGTCCGTTGGTTTGGTCTTGAGCATACCGACGTTAAAATTGAATATGTTCCCTTGCGTCTGGGGGCAAGCAAGCCAATAGCTCTTAAGAGGAGGTGA
- the kdpA gene encoding potassium-transporting ATPase subunit KdpA produces MLQMFLVLAVFVALIFPMGKYVYHIAVGAHTFADPVFDRVDNGVYRLCGIDKQEMNWRQYILAMLATNGMMALAGYLILRIQGLLFLNPNGVGAMEPGLAFNTVISFITNTNLQHYSGESGLTYLSQMTVIMFLMFTSAATGFSVAMAFVRGLAGRTKTMGNYYADLIRIITRVLLPLSLLVGLVLVSQGVVQNLSPNVTVQTIEGKYQDIAMGPIAALESIKHLGTNGGGFLAANSAAPLENPNVFTNMVEMLSMMLLPGSCVVAFGHMVRSRKGEGEKGKERKVLPGSEARPILAVMLILLVVGAVVCLAAEQAGNPLLERAGLIQSLGNMEGKETRFGMVQSALFTTVTTAFTTGSVNNMYDTLTPLGGMAALINMMLNLVFGGKGVGLLNMILYVILTVFICGLMVGRTPEYLAKKIEGKEMKLTALGIIIHPLLILAGTGLAVAIPAGLAGITNPGQHGLTQVLYEYASSAANNGSGFEGLADNTVFWNISTGLVMLCGRYLSMIIALAIAGSLMQKQPVSESIGTLRTDTRTFTIALLMVVIIIAALTFFPALVLGPIAEHMTLWS; encoded by the coding sequence ATGCTGCAAATGTTTTTGGTGCTGGCAGTCTTTGTTGCTCTCATCTTTCCCATGGGGAAATATGTCTATCATATTGCCGTAGGAGCACACACCTTTGCCGATCCGGTTTTTGATCGGGTGGACAATGGGGTATATCGTCTATGTGGCATCGATAAGCAAGAAATGAATTGGCGGCAGTATATTCTGGCCATGCTGGCGACCAACGGGATGATGGCGCTGGCCGGGTACTTGATTTTGAGGATTCAGGGGCTTCTGTTCCTGAATCCCAATGGTGTCGGCGCCATGGAGCCTGGCCTCGCCTTCAATACTGTGATCAGCTTTATCACGAATACCAATCTCCAGCACTATTCCGGCGAATCAGGGCTTACGTATCTGAGTCAGATGACGGTCATCATGTTTCTGATGTTCACCTCCGCGGCCACCGGATTTTCCGTCGCCATGGCTTTTGTCCGCGGCCTTGCCGGCCGAACTAAGACCATGGGCAATTACTATGCGGATCTCATCCGGATTATAACCCGGGTTCTCCTGCCGCTTTCCCTACTGGTTGGGCTGGTGCTCGTGTCCCAGGGCGTTGTGCAGAACCTGTCGCCCAATGTGACGGTTCAAACCATCGAGGGCAAATATCAGGACATCGCCATGGGCCCCATTGCCGCGCTGGAATCCATCAAGCATTTGGGAACCAATGGGGGCGGCTTCCTCGCGGCTAATTCCGCCGCGCCTTTGGAAAATCCCAATGTGTTTACCAACATGGTGGAAATGCTCTCCATGATGCTTCTGCCCGGTTCTTGTGTTGTTGCCTTCGGTCACATGGTCCGCAGCCGCAAAGGGGAGGGAGAGAAGGGCAAAGAAAGAAAGGTCCTGCCCGGCAGTGAGGCCAGGCCCATTTTAGCCGTGATGCTCATCCTCCTGGTTGTAGGCGCTGTGGTCTGCTTAGCGGCGGAACAGGCCGGCAATCCCCTGCTGGAACGGGCCGGATTGATCCAGAGCCTGGGCAATATGGAAGGCAAGGAGACACGTTTCGGCATGGTCCAATCTGCACTGTTTACCACCGTGACCACCGCCTTTACTACCGGCTCCGTCAACAACATGTACGATACCCTGACGCCCCTGGGCGGCATGGCTGCCCTGATCAATATGATGCTTAACCTGGTGTTCGGGGGCAAAGGGGTCGGACTGCTGAACATGATCCTGTACGTGATTCTGACTGTATTCATTTGCGGGCTGATGGTAGGCCGCACGCCGGAGTATCTGGCTAAAAAAATCGAAGGAAAAGAAATGAAGCTGACAGCACTGGGCATTATCATTCACCCGCTGCTGATTCTGGCAGGCACGGGGCTGGCTGTCGCGATTCCGGCGGGACTGGCGGGAATCACCAATCCCGGCCAGCATGGACTGACGCAGGTATTGTATGAATATGCGTCCTCAGCAGCCAACAACGGCTCCGGCTTTGAGGGACTGGCAGACAACACCGTTTTCTGGAATATCTCCACCGGGCTGGTCATGCTCTGCGGGCGCTATCTGTCCATGATCATCGCGCTGGCCATTGCCGGCTCACTGATGCAGAAACAGCCGGTCAGCGAATCTATCGGCACCTTAAGAACCGACACCAGGACGTTTACCATAGCGCTGCTCATGGTGGTCATCATCATTGCCGCGCTGACGTTTTTCCCGGCCTTGGTCCTTGGCCCGATTGCTGAGCATATGACCCTGTGGAGTTAG
- a CDS encoding K(+)-transporting ATPase subunit C — MSGFWQGIKRPFLVTIALFLICGLAYPLLLTGISQLIFPSQAKGSLITINGKAVGSELIGQDFTDARFMKSRPSAVNYNTYTQEDKEEGNYTGVGSGSKNYAPTNPELVKRVEADMAVFLEANPILKKEDIPTDLLTASGSGLDPHISPAAAAVQIPALAVATGLSQETLETIVKENTQGKFLGIFGEETVNVLMVNLDIAQELGLFKQMGM; from the coding sequence ATGAGTGGATTCTGGCAGGGAATTAAAAGGCCCTTCCTGGTGACAATAGCGCTGTTTCTGATCTGCGGGCTGGCATATCCCCTTCTGCTTACGGGGATCAGCCAACTGATCTTTCCAAGTCAGGCCAAGGGCAGCCTCATCACCATTAATGGTAAGGCCGTAGGTTCGGAGCTTATCGGACAGGATTTCACAGATGCCCGGTTTATGAAAAGCCGTCCTTCCGCTGTGAACTACAACACCTACACACAGGAGGATAAAGAGGAGGGCAATTATACAGGAGTGGGCTCCGGTTCCAAGAACTATGCCCCGACTAATCCTGAGCTGGTGAAACGTGTGGAGGCCGATATGGCGGTGTTCCTGGAGGCGAATCCTATTTTAAAGAAGGAGGATATTCCTACGGATTTACTGACCGCATCCGGCTCCGGCCTTGATCCGCATATCAGTCCCGCAGCGGCCGCAGTCCAGATACCGGCCTTGGCTGTAGCGACCGGCTTATCCCAGGAAACGCTGGAAACTATCGTGAAAGAGAATACTCAGGGTAAATTTCTTGGTATTTTCGGGGAAGAGACCGTTAATGTCTTGATGGTGAATCTGGATATTGCCCAGGAGCTGGGGCTGTTTAAACAAATGGGAATGTGA
- the kdpF gene encoding K(+)-transporting ATPase subunit F, with amino-acid sequence MIIAALGVYLVYALVNPEKF; translated from the coding sequence ATGATTATTGCGGCATTGGGAGTGTATCTGGTGTACGCCCTGGTCAATCCTGAAAAGTTTTAG
- the kdpB gene encoding potassium-transporting ATPase subunit KdpB, which translates to MPKDKKSKLITGDILRSSLPGAFAKLNPRYMMHNPVMFVVEIGFVVTLLLCVWPNLFGDEGGNLRLFNAIVAAILLITLLFANFAEAVAEGRGKAQAQSLKKTQKDMQARILSDDGGETILSAGMLKKGDMVLVKAGELIPNDGEVIEGIASVDESAITGESAPVLKESGGDFASVTGGTMVVSDCLKIRITANPGESFLAKMIALVEGASRRKTPNEIALNTLLVSLTIVFLIVMVSLYPMALYSGVRLQISTLIALTVCLIPTTIGGLLSAIGIAGMDRVTRFNVIALSGKAVEACGDVDTMILDKTGTITYGNRMAARFIPVGNTEERELIRCAVLSSVQDDTPEGKSVVELGGRLSGEYQEAGPGMEFLEFTAQTRMSGVNFPDGTGVRKGAPDAIVNYVRELGGAIPQDLGSRVNEVAKLGGTPLVVCAGERILGVIYLKDTIKAGLVERFARLRAIGIKTIMCTGDNPLTAATIAQEAGVDSFIAECKPEDKIKAIQAEQARGKIVAMTGDGTNDAPALAQANVGIAMNSGTAAAKEAANMVDLDSDPTKILDVVEIGKQLLITRGSLTTFSIANDIAKYFAIIPAMFMAVIPQMGTLNIMALSTPYSAILSALIFNAVIIPILIPLAMKGVRYKPMHAEKMLSRNLLVYGLGGVMVPFAGIKLIDLVITPVLTALGL; encoded by the coding sequence ATGCCTAAAGATAAGAAATCAAAGTTAATCACCGGAGACATTTTGAGATCCTCCCTTCCGGGAGCATTTGCAAAATTAAATCCCCGGTACATGATGCACAACCCTGTCATGTTCGTAGTGGAAATCGGGTTTGTGGTGACACTGCTGCTCTGTGTCTGGCCGAACCTGTTTGGGGATGAAGGAGGCAACCTGCGGCTGTTTAACGCCATTGTAGCGGCTATCCTTTTGATTACGCTGCTGTTTGCCAATTTCGCGGAAGCGGTGGCCGAGGGACGGGGCAAGGCCCAAGCCCAGAGTCTTAAAAAAACTCAGAAGGATATGCAGGCCCGCATCCTCAGTGACGACGGGGGGGAAACCATCCTGAGCGCCGGTATGCTCAAAAAAGGCGATATGGTGCTGGTTAAGGCTGGAGAGCTTATTCCTAACGATGGAGAGGTGATTGAAGGGATTGCTTCAGTGGACGAATCGGCCATTACCGGGGAATCCGCGCCTGTACTGAAGGAAAGCGGGGGTGATTTTGCGTCGGTCACCGGCGGAACAATGGTGGTCAGCGACTGCCTGAAGATCCGGATCACAGCCAATCCCGGGGAATCCTTCCTCGCTAAAATGATTGCGCTGGTGGAAGGTGCCTCCCGCAGGAAAACACCTAACGAGATCGCGCTGAACACACTGCTCGTCAGTCTGACCATCGTCTTCCTGATCGTTATGGTCAGCCTTTACCCCATGGCGCTGTACAGCGGGGTCCGCCTGCAGATCTCCACTCTGATCGCTCTGACCGTATGCCTGATCCCTACGACCATCGGCGGGCTCCTATCCGCCATCGGCATCGCCGGCATGGACCGCGTAACCCGCTTTAACGTCATCGCCCTGTCCGGAAAAGCTGTGGAGGCCTGCGGCGATGTGGACACTATGATTCTGGACAAAACCGGCACCATCACCTATGGAAACCGGATGGCTGCCCGGTTTATCCCCGTGGGCAATACGGAGGAACGGGAACTGATCCGCTGCGCCGTGCTCAGTTCGGTGCAGGACGATACCCCGGAAGGGAAATCGGTCGTCGAGCTTGGCGGGCGCCTGAGCGGCGAATATCAGGAGGCCGGCCCAGGCATGGAGTTCCTGGAATTCACTGCCCAGACGCGGATGAGCGGTGTCAATTTTCCGGACGGCACCGGGGTGCGCAAAGGCGCCCCCGACGCGATTGTAAACTATGTGCGGGAGCTGGGCGGCGCTATTCCCCAGGATTTGGGGTCCCGGGTCAATGAGGTTGCCAAATTGGGCGGAACGCCGCTGGTGGTCTGCGCCGGGGAGCGCATTCTGGGGGTCATTTATTTAAAAGACACCATCAAGGCGGGACTGGTGGAGCGTTTCGCAAGGCTCAGGGCCATAGGCATCAAAACCATCATGTGCACTGGCGATAATCCGCTGACTGCGGCCACCATCGCCCAGGAGGCCGGTGTGGACAGTTTCATTGCGGAATGCAAGCCGGAAGATAAGATCAAGGCTATCCAAGCCGAGCAAGCCAGGGGCAAGATTGTGGCCATGACCGGAGACGGCACCAACGACGCGCCCGCCCTGGCCCAAGCCAATGTGGGCATTGCCATGAACAGCGGCACCGCCGCCGCCAAGGAAGCCGCCAATATGGTGGACCTGGATTCCGACCCGACCAAGATTCTGGATGTGGTGGAGATTGGGAAACAGCTTTTGATCACCCGCGGCTCATTAACTACCTTCAGCATCGCCAATGATATCGCCAAATATTTTGCGATCATTCCCGCTATGTTTATGGCGGTCATCCCGCAAATGGGGACGCTCAACATCATGGCCCTGTCCACCCCCTACAGCGCGATCCTGTCCGCGTTGATATTCAATGCGGTCATTATTCCGATCCTGATCCCCCTTGCCATGAAGGGTGTCCGATACAAACCCATGCACGCGGAGAAGATGCTGTCGCGCAATCTGCTGGTTTACGGGCTGGGCGGGGTGATGGTACCCTTTGCGGGCATTAAGCTGATCGACCTCGTCATAACCCCGGTGCTGACAGCACTGGGGTTATGA
- a CDS encoding ABC transporter permease yields the protein METVKKHFFSDMSVMLGRSMRHIFRSMDTIITVCITPIAMMLLFVYVLGGAIQAGTDNYVNYLLPGILLMAIASGIAYTAYRLFMDMQRGIFERFHSMPIARSAALWGHVLTSLVSNAISVVVIILAALAMGFRSSAGVLPWLAVAGILALFTLALTWIAAIAGLTAKSVDGASAFSYPILFLPFISSAFVPTDSMPPVVRAFAENQPVTSIVDAIRSLLAGQPVGNDIWIALAWCLGILIVAYLLAMRAYKRKAA from the coding sequence ATGGAAACCGTAAAGAAACACTTTTTCAGCGATATGAGCGTGATGCTTGGACGTTCCATGCGCCATATTTTCCGCAGCATGGATACCATTATCACGGTCTGCATCACGCCGATTGCCATGATGCTGCTGTTTGTCTATGTGTTGGGCGGCGCCATTCAAGCCGGCACGGACAATTATGTGAATTATCTGCTCCCCGGCATTCTGCTGATGGCGATTGCCAGCGGTATCGCCTATACAGCTTACCGCCTGTTTATGGATATGCAGAGGGGCATCTTCGAACGGTTCCACTCCATGCCGATTGCGCGTTCAGCCGCACTGTGGGGGCATGTACTGACCTCGCTGGTATCCAACGCGATTTCGGTTGTTGTCATCATTCTCGCAGCGCTGGCTATGGGCTTCCGCTCGTCGGCAGGGGTGCTGCCATGGCTGGCCGTGGCCGGGATACTGGCGCTGTTTACGCTGGCCTTGACCTGGATCGCGGCGATTGCCGGACTGACTGCAAAATCGGTGGACGGTGCCAGTGCCTTTTCCTATCCGATTCTCTTCCTGCCATTTATCAGCTCGGCGTTTGTGCCTACCGATTCGATGCCGCCGGTCGTCCGTGCCTTTGCTGAAAACCAGCCGGTGACCTCCATCGTCGATGCGATCCGCTCCCTGCTGGCGGGACAGCCCGTCGGAAATGATATTTGGATTGCGCTGGCCTGGTGCTTGGGTATTTTGATTGTTGCGTATCTGTTGGCAATGAGGGCTTATAAACGGAAAGCAGCTTAA